taggggcgggtaacGCGCCCGCCCCTGCCCCTGAAAATCAATTTCTAGGGGTGGGTCACGGCGTCACCTGACCCTAAAGTTTGATCTATAGAGGCTAGGACATGATCTGCTCCTATAAATCAATATCCAGaatataaaaaagaaaaaaaatcaaaaataacaaaataaaaaaatatccCCACCAACACCCCCTCTACTATCCAGGTACAATTTTTTTAAcaaaatatgcacacttgcgTAAATTGGGGTTCGAACCACTTACTTCTAACCTCACGCGTACCCTcctctccaccacactacaTAGTCACTTGTGATTCTATgggtatgctattcttttatattaactctgaaattgaTTTCTAGAGGCGGGTGGGTCATGCTATCACTTGCCTCTGAAATTGATTTCTAGAGGCGGGTGGGTCATGCTATCACCTGCCTCTAGAAATCTATTCttaggggcgggtgacaccacccgcctctaaaaatatttttctatctTATTccgaaaatttatttaaatctttacatatagcaaaataaatcaaaaaaGTAAAATttctacactatggttattgtgaactatagataaaaaaatATACTAAGTATATTTTACTATATATAAATATTAAGATTGTGGAAATCTCAAAATATGACTTGACTTACATGACatactatatagtcatagctatatgagaacttataataatttttaaACTATTAAATGACCTTAAATGAAAAGTTATCATCTATAAAATTTTAGATCTCGTCAACCTCTACAATGTTGATATAAAGTTCAATTTCATCCGAaatcatatgaaaaagttatgaTTTTTTTACGTAGAATCATTTGTAGGGACGGGTCGTGCCattacccgcccctaaaaatggcCACCATTTtccaggggcgggtgacgcacccacccctaaaaatgcTTTTCTAAGAACAGGTTGGATGCTACGGTACCCGCGTTGCATTTGTAAGAGCGGGTTAGATTTTGATCCGCGACGTTCCTGCAAATTGTTTTCTTAGTGAATGGCTGTGATTGGTGTGAGTGTCTTGTTTCCATCGCTCCCTTCTGCTTCTCGATGGTCATGCCTTATATGCTGACTTGCTTGTGGCCTGAATTACCTACAGCACATCACAGGTCTTCAGAAAATTCTTTTTTGTGACAAGTGGTTCGGAGCCTGTTATGGCCTCACCACTGTATAGTGTTTGGCTGTACGTGTATGCATTCACGAAGCAGGTGAGTATGTGCACGTGTAGTTAGTCTCTGCGTTTGTGTGTTTCAGAAAAAAatggaaagaaaaagaatataGAAGAATGATAGGTAGAAAAAAGATTTAAATAAAACCAAAGAGAAAAAGGAAacgaaaaggaaaagagaaaaacaAGAGAAACATGGGCGCAGAAGTCCACCCCGCGATGTATAGAGGCGCCGGATCGCCCTGTCACCATGGGAAAAATTTCCAACTTCCAAAAAGTCCTGGCGCTGTCGCCGGTGTGCAGCCAAGTCCTCGCACATGTTTTGGAAAAAAAAGTCTCTGTGCGTGTATTTTGGTTGGTTATATGCGATACCAGTTTCGTCAAACTATTTTCACACATACGCAGCGACACGATAAGTAACCTCGTCCACAGTCCACTGACCTGCTAGCACTCCCAGTCCCAGACTATATATATAGCTCCACTAGCTTCTCTCCATAAGGCCACACAAATCACACTCCAACTCCAACTAGCAGCCGAGAGCATCTTGCACCCTGCCGGCGATGGCTGCCGCCACGGTAACCGTCCCCCGCATCAAGCTGGGGTCGCAGGGGTTGGAGGTCTCCGCGCAGGGCCTCGGCTGCATGGGCATGTCCTGCGCCTACGGTCCGCCCAAGCCAGAGCCTGACATGATCAAGCTCATCCaccacgccgtcgccgccggagtCACCTTCCTCGACACCTCCGACGTCTACGGCCCACACACCAACGAGATCCTCCTCGGAAAGGTCAGTTGGGGCTCGGATTTTGAATCTTTATTTTCTTAGGCCTTTTCTGTTTGAGCAGAATGTATTCGATGCAATGCTTCTGATTTCTGATGTGCAGGCGATGCAAGGTGCAGTCCGGGAGAAGGTAGAGCTGGCCACCAAGTTCGGCATCACCGTCAGCGACGACGGCCAGCCCCAGATCTGCGGGGACCCGGCGTACGTCCGGGCAGCGTGTGAGGGAAGCCTCAAGAGACTCGGTGTCAATTGCATTGACCTCTACTTTCAGCACCGTGTCGATAAGAAGGTGCCCATCGAGATCACGGTGAGTATTTTTTTTTCTCGGGCACGCAGAATAGCAGCATGCCGCTGCATTAATAGAAGAAGAAAAGTTTGACACAATGACACGCACTACTTTCCAGGTTACGTTCACGCCCGTATACAGAAGAAATTAAGAACCTGACCTGACCTAGATACTTATCCCCTGCTGGAAGAGCAGTAGGAACTAAGAAGGGATAGCCCTGTTGCCCCCAACAAACACCAAACACCTGCTTCCTCTCCAGCAAGCAGCAAAGGCAGTTGCTAAGCTCGAGGAAGCACAATTGAAAATACATCAATTTAGATGTTTCCATATGATCGCTAAGCTCGGGGATGATGAGGGAATTCAGCCCATGCCTAATCAGATCACTCACCCATCTGCTGACTTTGTTGTGCCAATTATCAAAGGAGTTATAGGCTGTATTGCCGAGCTAGCAAGACTTGCTTGCTGCAGGAAAGCAAACCTCTGAACTACCGACGAAACACGAGATACAATACTAGAGAAGGTCACGGTGAGAGGACCTTATCTATTATTTGATTCCTTAGTTCGATAGCTGTGAGCATGAAGGTTGTAAGTCGGGAAATTCCAGCTCGACAGTGAGACTAATGACAGTGATGTTGGTTGGGGGAGACTGGTTGAAGAAGTCCATGTCTAGAGACTAGAATGAATGAGTGGTTAGAAATAATAATAAGCCATCAACCATTTCATAGAATCCGTAATGCACCATGTAAGCCATGAACTACTTTTTTAGCTTTTTATTGAGTTTAGTTTTTTCGTTGCTAGATTGGTGAACTCAAGAAGCTAGTCGATGAAGGAAAGATAAAATATATCGGGTTATCTGAACCATCTTCATCAACAATCAGAAGAGCTCATGCAGTCCATCCTATTACTGCAGTTCAGATAGAGTGGTCGTTATGGTCCAGAGATGTGGAAGAAGATGTGATTCCTACTTGCAGGTATTCACGGACAGTCAAAAATAAGAGTTATCCCTTAAAAAAGTAGGAAATTTGAATTTTTTTATTATGTGCTTTTTGTGACAATTTTCAGAGAACTTGGAATTGGGATTGTGGCTTACAGTCCACTAGGCAGAGGGTTCTTTTCTAGTGGGGCAAAAATGGTAGAGTCACTGTCCGAGGACGACTTCCGCAAGGTGACCTGTTTTGATCTTGCTCATCTATTTTCTGTGAATTCAATGGTTTCATCCATCTAGCCGTCGGTCAAAAACAATGAGACATGTGATTATTAGTTGCTTCTTTCTAACGAGAATTTCATACTCCTGCAGCTTATTCCTCGATATCAACCAGAGAATCTTGACAAGAACGTCCAGATATTTGAGCGTGTCAACGCAATGGCAGCAAGAAAAGGATGCACCCCGTCACAACTCGCATTGGCTTGGGTTCACCACCAGGGAAGCGATGTTTGCCCTATACCAGGCACAACAAAAATTGAGAATTTCAACCAGAACGTCGGAGCACTGTCTGTGAAGCTGACACCAGAGGAGATGGCCGAACTGGAGTCATATGCTGCGGCAGGTGAAGTCCACGGAGACCGGAACGCTGAAATTATGGCTATCACATGGAAGGATTCCGACACCCGGCCATTGTCATCTTGGAAACCTGAGTAGCTGAATTACGTATATCGTCTTCAACTGCGTTCGTTGCCGTATCTTTGAATGTGCAGTTGAAGCTTAAAACCCCTGGTGTGACGAATAAGCTGGTTTTCGTATACCTGTAataatttaagtttgaaactctGGTGCTCTGAATAAGCTTGTGCACTGTATCATCGTCAGTGTTCATTGTAGGAGTAAATTCAATTTTTTTAGTAGACAAGAGTGTGAAACTGGATCTTGTCTAGGTATCATTTACAAGGGCTGGTCCATTGACAACACACACGAACCATAGAAGCCTAATCTTCTTGCTGAAGAAAAAGAGCTCATGCATGGGCTTGTGGTGGGCTCTCTCTTCTCGATGAAAGGGGCGAATATCATAAAAGGCCCTAGCCCAGATAAGTATAAAGGCCCACACTACGTTCATTATTGGTTCATCATGGATCTTTCGGTTCATTTAGCTCTTCTGCCCCTTTTTTTTTTCAAGGAAAAAATGGTTTTGGATGCAGCAGGCTCGTATTGCCATTTGCCAATGGTCCTATCATAGCTGGAATTTCTTAAACCTGGGTCATGGCATGTCAACAGCAAGCAACACATATTTGATCAATCTATATTGAACAGTTCGATTAAAAATATAAATTATAGAGTAATTATCTGTCCATTGGCACTTATTGCAATGGTAGTTTCAAACTGACGATTTCGATGGGCCAATAGTTGATGTCTCTCACCGTCCATCACATGATATCTATGTGTTCTGTTGCTGACTGCGGTTTACATCAGGAAAATTCCAACTATGTGAGCTTTATTGTGGATGCATCTCCAGTAGGGAATATAAGCTCTAGGGTACATTACAAAAGTTAATACCAGAAGATAGTGAAAAGTTCATCCCGAAAGACCGAAAACGGAACCAAATTGAGCTTGATACCAGTCTTTGTGTCAAGACAAAAATAAAATAACAAAACAAGACAGCGTAGGCGTATATTACCACTATCCCAACCATGAATCCATGATCGTCATAAATGCCACATTGATGGAGCTGAACATCAGCTCTTTGTAACGCTTTCCTTCGGTCACAGTCAGCTCACTATACAAAGGTCATAGAAAAACCTCATCAATCAATTTATTATAGTAGAAATAACATCTGGTCATTATGCGGCACCCGCTCTTATGTTGTTTGCCACCTCCTCTCCATCCATGCTGCTCTCAATGCCCTCAAGTTGTTCTTCGCTGTACATCTATAAGATCACTTACTCCTATATCTCAACTTGCAGCTTGTTCGCGTTGTAATAGTATTACTGTAGCTTCTAGTACATTGAGTTTATTAGCACACCTTGCAGCACGAGATTGTGTACATGATGTCCATTAGAAAATAAGCGCGTTGATGATATATTCAACTCAAATTGACATGTGTCAGCTTACATTTACTTTGATACCTACATCGTAGTAGATCTTGCAGAGATGAAAAAAAATATTACCATTACCTTGCATATTTAGGAGAAATGATGTGCAGAATTTCTAGAAGCCATGGCAATTCATTCAGTATAGATTCCGTCACCGCTGCAGAACTTAGCATGGACCATGCCAGTCTAGCATCTGTCGCCGCTTGATTCCTTTCTAAATCTGCACATCACCACTGAGGAATTATGACATATCTGATTTTTCCTACCATCTCGTTGTTCCACCAATGCAAAGGCGTATGCAGTAGTGATCACTCCCTCAGATAGCAAAACTGCACCCCTAACCGCAGGCACAACCAGTTCATTACATAATGTACTCAGCTACTTGCCGCATTGAACAATTTCAGCCACATAACTTATTGTCCATTTTGCTTTCTTCCTAGACAAAATGATCCAAAAGGTAAGAACTAAGCTTAAAAGTAATACTGTCACTCAGCAAATTCTTGCATTCATCAAAGACAAAGTAAGAGCAATCAACATGCCAGCAAAGAAGGGAAAATCAAAACAAGGTTATTCAAACGTCTATGTAGTGACCAATCACTACTGAATGACTAACAATGGAGATAATCCATACCAGTATGTCAGTTTATGTGGTTTGGCATTTCGACAAGCACATGGTGCGCATGCCAGCTCCGTTCATACCAAGCAGGTTGCTTGGATCAACGAGTGCAATCATCTCTAGGTGCTGGTTCTAGGTGCTTGATTTGGGAGCCCTGACCTGCAAGCGTGATGAGCAACCAAGATTAGGAATCAAGTAATCATTAGAGGAGGGGGTTCGCAGGGGGTTCCTTGCAAAAGCTCGAGGGGCTCCTGGCCATGGAAGACAGGGCCTCCGGCCGACGAGCTCGCCGGCGGCTGGGCGTGTTTGGGATGCCGgagaggagggaaaaaggaagAGGAGATGGAGGGGAACTTCGGGGTGTGCTCAACTATGGCGGAGAGCGCCGGATTTGGCCCAAATCCAGCAAGCAGCGGCCGGCTTCGATACCACTCCGTGGTGGCGGCTCTGCACGGACAGGGAGGCTGCGAGTACTGGCCAAATGGATTCGGCTCGACATGGCGAAGCTCGTAGTGGTGATTGCTTGGTCCGGCGAGCGACGGAGGCAGTGAATCGGCCGGCGGTCGCCGGCGCCCTGCTCCGGTCAGTCGAGcagaggcagcggcggcggcgtgtagGGCGAGCGAGAGAAATCGGGCGGAGGTGGCGTTAATCGCATGTAAATGTAAGATTAGATACAACTATCTTAATTGTTTATCTAAAGATACTGGTTTCTCTGTAGATAAAATCTAGTCCGCTCCGGCAATACGGTACTGATATATTCGAATGGGGACTGTTATGGCTATAGAATATAATACAACTAACACGTAAAGTCCAGTCTTTTACTAAATCCAGAGATGTACAACAACATCCGTCTCTATTATAAATTTTACTTTGCAGCACCCACTAAACTAGTGAACGAATGATCCTATAAACAATTAAGAGACTAGAACTGTTACTTAACTTAAAAAGCTAAAGTGCAAAGAAAATTATGAACAATTATTCTAATCTAATTGATAAGCATCCGTCAAGATACAAACCAAAAAAGAGCGTTGGGGCGACAACGGCCTCCCTAacttcccctcactctctcctTATTTTCTGAGCACTACCTAGACAGCACTAAGCCTTTAGAATAAGCCTTGAGCTCAAAATACGTTGTTTAGAATATTTTAAACAATGAAAAGCATATACGTTGAAGTTCCCAAAATTCTAGGAAAATTTCCAGGAGATAGTTTGGGACACGAGaagtccaaataaaatacttggagCTCGTGATAAATATTTTAGAGCCTTTCAATAATGGATTTAGCTCTAGAAAATTGAGAATAATTTTCAGAAAATTCTGGAAAATTCTTGGAAAACCCTATTTATAGATGAACAC
The sequence above is drawn from the Panicum hallii strain FIL2 chromosome 7, PHallii_v3.1, whole genome shotgun sequence genome and encodes:
- the LOC112899686 gene encoding probable aldo-keto reductase 2 encodes the protein MAAATVTVPRIKLGSQGLEVSAQGLGCMGMSCAYGPPKPEPDMIKLIHHAVAAGVTFLDTSDVYGPHTNEILLGKAMQGAVREKVELATKFGITVSDDGQPQICGDPAYVRAACEGSLKRLGVNCIDLYFQHRVDKKVPIEITIGELKKLVDEGKIKYIGLSEPSSSTIRRAHAVHPITAVQIEWSLWSRDVEEDVIPTCRELGIGIVAYSPLGRGFFSSGAKMVESLSEDDFRKLIPRYQPENLDKNVQIFERVNAMAARKGCTPSQLALAWVHHQGSDVCPIPGTTKIENFNQNVGALSVKLTPEEMAELESYAAAGEVHGDRNAEIMAITWKDSDTRPLSSWKPE